The following DNA comes from Erigeron canadensis isolate Cc75 chromosome 3, C_canadensis_v1, whole genome shotgun sequence.
ACGAAGAAACATGGCAATCGAAAAGCTCCTAAGGAATCAACCTTGAACCTATACATATACAAGGGAAATTAAATTGGGGAACACATGTAAGGACTAAGGAataaccaactgggttggatcagtggttggagctcatgcctctggaaacagaggtcatgggttcgatcctcatgcccagcaaggctggaggtccttttctacctatggtagaacctggaaacagcctctctacctttggtaggggtaaggctgtctacatatcaacctcccccatacaccgtcgaagacggtattgagacccaaaacccgtgaaagacgacgttgggagttacttacttacttactatgTAAGGACTAAGGAATATAATAACACAATAAAAACAGTTCTATATTAGTTCTTACACAGGCATTTTAACAAACACTTGGAGTGCATTGCACTAATCCATAGTTGTCAATGCATTGAACTTACCATGCAGAGAATTATGTGTGCGATTAGACAAGATAATGTTTCAAGCTATTTGACTTCAATTGCTAATCTTGTTAATTACTTGTTCTAAACTTTGCTTAATTGAAGCCCTTCTATTCTATTTTCTttacgagtatttatttatttacaagtcAAGGACGTGCATACAGGACCTAATAGAGTAGGCTTACAAATAGGTCAGTTAGTTTTATTAAGGAtgtcagtattaattaatttgatactttaaaatttatattttgtttcgtGAAAATTTAGGGACGGTTATTGACATataaagtattattttttatgcatgtaataagctgttaatgacaaccttttattattttttattttttttattactctaTATGATACAGTACTAGATTAACGCAATATGTTACCAATGATCTTTAGTTTAACTGGTTAAGACATAATACCTAGTGATTTCGataatgaaaagttaaaatattacaggtttaagttttatatgcaacaaaattaaGGTTTTAAGTGGTATGTGGTTTCCCCTATGATTAAATCAGTGGTAAACACACTGGTCTCTGTAGACGaaggttatgggttcgatcctcatgcatGCAAAAGTTGGAAGGCTTTTTATATCCTTTAGGTAGATAatagaagcagcctctctacttaggtagaggtaaggtttgcctacaacttaacctccccatacaccgtcgaggtattggggctcaaaacccgcggaaggcggcactgagcagttccTTTTTAGTTCAAGACGGTTATTaacttgtataaaaaaattgtatactttttatatcaaaaattcacCTCAGATCTCTGTTCGGTTAAAATCTACCTCGGATATAAAGTTTAACTCTGTACAACCCAATCATTTActcataatttaaaaaattataaagaaaaaatatgttatGTTTATGTATAAAAAACTTGATGGTGTGAAATACgagtataaatatttttgattttaagaaGTTACATATCAAGTAGGTACATGATGTTGTTGACTTGCACGTAGATCACAAATGCTATACGAGTAATcttttttgttcaatttttgTTGTGGCGACGTGAAATTTGTGAGCAAAATTTTATATGATTCCTTCTTTATTATGTTCTTATTGTACGTGTGGCAATATGTGTATAAAAAGGTGTGAAAATTCAAGAACAAATAAGTTTACACACCCATCTTTTTGCATTTTAGACAGTTTTAATTAGTATTCGAATCAAGTAATTTCGTTTGTTATTGATACATATGAGTTGCTAAACGAGGCCTTGCAACAGCCAGCAAGGGTTTGGCTTTTGGCATTGTCATGCCATAAACTTCTTGTGTATCTATATCCTCACATTTCAACCCATCAGGAGGACTCCAATCAAAGCAATGAAAAAGTTGAGCCAATGCCATCAGAACAAGGGTCACGCCAAGAGGCGCGCCAGGACACTTCCTCTTTCCTGCACTAAACGGTAAGATTTTAAAATCATCTCCATGACTTATTTCCACTCGGCTCCCATCAGTAGTCAGATGTCGTTCTGGTctaaacacattgatgtcatcCCATATCATTGTGTTCCGCCCAAGTCCATGTGTGTTAATGAAGACACGTGTCTTGGCAGGAATGTAGTAGCCATTGATCTCTGTGGCTCGCAGGGACTCGTGTGGAATAAGGAACGGTCCAGCTGGATGCATACGGAAGGTTTCTCGTACCACACATCTTAGGTAGTTGAGACTTGACAAGTCTGACTCAGAGACCATCCGGTTTGGGCCAACAACGTTGTCAAGCTCTTCTTGGATCTTCCGAAGGACAAGTGGATGTTTGATTACTTCGGTCATTGCCCATTCGTTAGTCACTGCTGAAGTATCTGTTGCTGCAGCTATCATATCctgaaattattaatatatcaacTATTACTTTTAATCATATTTGTAATTACTTGTATTATGTGCTAGTAACTTTCAATAAAAATGTCACCTGAACAAGGGCTTTTATTTGTGTATCTTCCATATGCTCTTTTCCATTTTCACCTGGCAAAGAcaataaaacatcaacaaagTCTACAATCCCTTCATCTTTTTGCTCTCCATTCTTCTTTCTTTGTCTATGTTCTTCTATTATTTTCATGTGAAAATCATCCACCCTTTTCTCCACTTCTCTCATTTTCTTCTCACAGCCATACGGGTCGAACCATCTCCAAAATGGTAAATAATCACCCAAATAGATCAAGCCTAGTAGCCAAAACAATTCATGTGTTATGTGCATAAACTCAAGGGCCTCTTTTGGCCCTGCTGAGCCTGACCCGAAGTATTGTTTTCCTAACAACATTCGGGTCACATTGTTCATAGAAAAAGCACCTAAAACTTCTCTTAAGTTAATTGGGCCATTGGCATGTGCCAAAGCCCATACATCTTGTACCAAATGTTGGGCTTCTGTTGCCCGTTGCTTTGAAAATGATTCTAGTCTTTTCGTTGTAAGAAGTTGCTCCATACATATCCTTCTCATCCATTTCCACCTAGGACCAAAAGGTGCTAGTGCAACATCGCCACATTTATAAGCTAGATGAATGGCAGCTAAGGTACGAGGCCTCGATGCAAATACATCATCTTGTTGGAGAAGTATCTCACGAATGATATGAGGATCGTTGGTCGTGATAGCATCAACTTTCCCTAGACGAAGATAGACCAACGGTCCATATTGTTCGCAAAATGAAGCAAAGTCTCTATGAGGTAGAGAGCCTAGTTGAAGAAGATTACCAAATATTGGCCATCTTGGAGGGCCTGGTGGAAGCCTGCCTGTCGTCTTTCGGTTTGTTAGCCATAACGACATTATCTGTGATACAAGAACCGTAACCACAATGATACATGTCAAAGATTGCAGGTCTAGCCCCATCTTGAAAtgttaagaaaaa
Coding sequences within:
- the LOC122590472 gene encoding cytochrome P450 703A2, with protein sequence MGLDLQSLTCIIVVTVLVSQIMSLWLTNRKTTGRLPPGPPRWPIFGNLLQLGSLPHRDFASFCEQYGPLVYLRLGKVDAITTNDPHIIREILLQQDDVFASRPRTLAAIHLAYKCGDVALAPFGPRWKWMRRICMEQLLTTKRLESFSKQRATEAQHLVQDVWALAHANGPINLREVLGAFSMNNVTRMLLGKQYFGSGSAGPKEALEFMHITHELFWLLGLIYLGDYLPFWRWFDPYGCEKKMREVEKRVDDFHMKIIEEHRQRKKNGEQKDEGIVDFVDVLLSLPGENGKEHMEDTQIKALVQDMIAAATDTSAVTNEWAMTEVIKHPLVLRKIQEELDNVVGPNRMVSESDLSSLNYLRCVVRETFRMHPAGPFLIPHESLRATEINGYYIPAKTRVFINTHGLGRNTMIWDDINVFRPERHLTTDGSRVEISHGDDFKILPFSAGKRKCPGAPLGVTLVLMALAQLFHCFDWSPPDGLKCEDIDTQEVYGMTMPKAKPLLAVARPRLATHMYQ